TTCTTCGACTTCATCTGCTCCTTCTTTGTAAAATTTCTCTTCATCAGGAGCGAGTTCATGAAGAAGTCTTAAAAATTCGCCGGCGTGTACACGTTCTTCATCGGCAATATCAATCAGAACTTCCTTTGCAAGTTCATTGTCGATTGACTCTGCAAGCTGCATATAGAGTTGAATTGCCTCATATTCAGCAGAAACCATAAATCTGATTGCTCTGATTAACTCTTCATCGGTTAATTTACGGTCATTTTTTAATCCTGAAAATGGATTTCCGAATTCTGGCATTTTTTTTAACCTCGAATATTTCTTGTATCTCTACAACGTATATATTTTACGATTGAGATCAAACTGATTTAATAAGGTGCAAAATATATTCTTTTGCAGGAGATTTTTAAGTTTATGAAGAAAAGAAGTCTTGATGCCTTAAAGGGAGAAAACCTTGAAGATAAGTTAAAAACTATTGGAATAATTAAAGGAGAAGAATCAGACGTATTGGAACTTGATAAACTTGGTAAAAAATATGGTCTTGAGATAATCCTTTATTTTGAAAAAGATCTGGCAATTAATTCCACTTATGAAAAAGATCTTATTGACTTTAAGTATGAAGATGAATTTGGAAGACCATTTATCAGCGCTGAGAGATTTCTAAAGTTTGGTCAGGAAAATGATCCTACTTTTGAAAACCGCCTGACTGAATTTCCTCTTATGATAACAATTGCTGAATTTGGAGAGAGAATTAATGATGATGGCAGTAAAAAGAACTATATTAAAGGTCTGATGCCGTTTTTAGATGAATTTGATGTTGATAAAGAGCCTGGACCGGTTATTGGCGACAGCAGTTAAAAACAATTTAAAAAATAAAAACTGATTTAGACAAAATAGTATTATTCCCGATTGTTAATCTTTAAAATAACCCTTTTTTATTTTAATACCTGGAAGTCTTCCACAGGCTCTTATGAATTCCAAAACCTCAAATCTGTTTTTTATACCAACTTTGTCTTCAACTCCCGAACACACATCCACAGCATAAGGTCTTACAGATGTTATTGCTTCAGACACATTTGATGAATTAAGCCCGCCTGCCAAAATTACGGGCATATGCGACTTTTTTACTATTTTTTTAGCATATTCTGCATTATAGGCTTTTCCATTGCCGTGCGATTCATCAACAATTAAAGCATCACAGTCATCAGGAATTTCAGATTCGCTCCCAATTACTCTGATAAGCCGCCCTCTAAAAGTATCCGGAATTTTACAATTCGTTGAAATTTGGATTGCATCAGGATTTAGAGAAATTATCTCATTTAGTTTTTCATATGAAGTCGTGTGTGTTACAACGACTTTTATTATAAAAGGGCCAAGAGCTGAAAAAATTTCATCTGCTTTATCAATTGAAATATTACGCTTTGACTCTTTGGATATAACAACACCTATTGCATCTGCCCCTGCTTCTTCAATGAATAAAGCATCTTCCACATTTGTAACGCCACATATTTTTATCCGCATTTTATCATCTTCCAATATAGCCTGATATCTATTTATTTTTGTTAATTATGATAGTTATTAATGGGATAAAAAATGAAGTGAAAATAACAAGGAAATAAAATCGGACAGTGATAATTTCAATAGCAAAGAAAACAAAGGATTGAGTAAATGACAAGTAAAAAAATTATTTCATGGAATGTTAATGGAATAAGAGCTGTTGCAAAAAAAGGGTTTTTGGATTTTATATCTTCAGAATCACCTGATATTTTGTGCATACAGGAAACAAAAGCACAAGAAGATCAGCTGACATCTGCAATCAGACATCCAAAAGGATATTACTCATATTTTTCTTCTGCAGAAAAAAAAGGATACAGCGGAGTTGCAGTCTATACAAAAGATGAACCAATTAGTATCAGAAAAGGATTTGAAAATCCTGAATTTAATAATGAAGGAAGAATTTTAATTTTAGAGTATTCAGAATTTTATTTATTTAATATCTATTTTCCAAACGGCAAGATGTCAAAAGAGCGTCTTGATTATAAGATGAAGTTTTATGATGAATGCCTCTTAGAAGTCGAAAAACTTCATAAAAGCGGTAATAATGTAATTATTTGCGGTGATGTGAACACTGCACATAAAGAAATTGACCTGGCAAGACCGGCTGAAAATTCCAAAATTTCAGGGTTTTTGCCGCAGGAGAGAGATTGGATTGACAGGCTTTTGGATTCCGGCTTTTTGGATACTTTCAGGATTTTTACAAAAGAGCCGGGATATTATTCATGGTGGGATCTGAAATCAAAAGCCCGCGACAGAAACGTAGGATGGAGAATAGACTATTTCTTTGCAAACAAAGAGGTAAAAGAAAAAATCAAAGATGCTTCAATAATGTCTCACATCTATGGTTCTGATCACTCCCCTGTGCTTCTTGAGATAGATATCTGAATATTTAATTAAATTATGTAGTTCTGATAAAATTACACGAGAAATTTACATTTGTATCATAAACTAAAATATATTTTTTAAAAGTTTGCAGATAAAAAATCGGTTTTAAAAAAATTATTTATGAATAAAAGTTTTATATATTTTTTGATTATAATTCCCTGATATTATTATTCGCCTTCATATATTTTAAGTGCAGTTTTAACATCAGCATTATCAATTGTAATTGCTGAAATTGCATTGCACATCCTTATTGCCTCAGAAAGTGATTTTTGATGGATATTTCTTCCGGTTGCATTTCCTGATGCACCACCTGTGTGTATCTGATCATAAAGCTGGGTTAAGAATTTCTCAGCAGAAGTACTGGAACCTCCGGCGCACACAAGACCTGTGTTTCCGGCCGCAAGTGATGCTTCCTTTAAAAGTTCGGCAGAGTTAAAACCCTCTTTTTTAGGTGCATTTACTTTAACAAAATCAGATCCAAGTGTAGCTGCGGCACCTGCAGCACCGGCAATAAGATGTGGGTCTTTTTCATCTTTTACAGCAGTTCCGCGCGGGTAAATCCATAACACTACTAAAAGTCCGTTCTGATGGGCATCCCAGATAAGTTGTGCTGCCTCAGCAAGCATCTGATCTTCATATTCGCTTCCAAGATAAATTGTATAGCCTATGCCTCTTATTTTAAGTCCGCTTTGATCACGCAGTTTAACGGCCTTTTCAACGCTGTAAAGCATTCGGCTGTGAGGATCTTTCTGATTTGTTTTTACAAGATGAGTCTTGGAGTTCATTTTTAGAAGATAGTTTATATCACTATATTTTTTTCCATACCTTGCTACCAGACCTGGCTGTGCGGCAAAAACACCTATTTTACTGCTGTTTGCAATTTTGAAGAGATGTTCGGGACAGGCATCATCAATGTGAATATTATCTCCGTAAAAATCGTCATTTAAATGTTCAATTTTTTGATCCCCTGCAAAAAGCATGAGTCTTTTAGTCCCGTGTGTTATTGCTCTGTAATTTTCGATATATGTTGCTTTGGCACTTTCCGGAACATCGGCCGGAACATCAACACTAAACGTATCAGACATATATATTCCTGGATTTACCAAATAATAAAGTTTGTTGGATTTGTTTTATTAAGGAGATATATTTCTTTTGTCTGAGATAATTTTTTAGACAGTCACCAGTTTGTAAGATTGAAGGTTCATAAAATTAAGTTTTAATCCATTTTTTTCATTTGATTTATTCTTTTTAATTTTAGTGATTAAAATCTAAAATCAAAAAATCTGATTAGGTTTTAAAAAAAGAGAAAAGTAATAAAAATATACACATCCTATTGGGTGATGAAATGTTTTTTTTTGATAAGAGTGATGCTTTTTTGAGGTATCTTTTAATTGGCGCATTAATAATGGTAATACTTGTTGGAATGAATATTACATCATATCTCATCAATATGATTGTGATATCTTTAATTCTTGCAATGCTTGGAACACCTGTATTTTATATTCTAAAGAAAAGAGGATTTTCTGATATTGTTTCTGTTGCGGTGATAATGGTTATTTACGCTTTAATAGTTCTGGGTTTTGTAATATTAATCTTTGAATCATTTAATATGCTGATTGTAAATCTTCCAAAATATGAAGAGCTTTTTACATACCGTATTAACGACCTGCTTGATATTTTAAAAAATTTTGGATTTACAACTGAATCACTGTTTAGTTTGACTCCTGACTGGAGTTTAATTTCAAAATTAACGCTTATGATTGCCGGTAGTGTTTCGGCGTTGTTGATGGATGGTTTTTTTATTGTTGTAATTACGTGTTTTCTTTTGCTTGAAATACCTGCACTTCCCGGAAGAATTATAAAAATAACCGGAGGCGATGATAAATTAACAGGCCAGTATCAGGAAATGTGCAACAGTATGATTGGATGGATTGTTGCCAAAACCAAAACCAATCTTGTTCTTGGAGGAGCTTTTGGGGCGATGCTTTATGCAATGGGGATAGATTTGGCATTATTCTTAGGAGTTTTAGCTGTTGTCTTAAGTTATATTCCATACATAGGGCTTTTAATTGTTGCAGTGCCGGCAGTAATCCTTGCATGGCTACAGCTTGGTCTTATTGGTGCAGTAATTGTTGTTGTAGGAATCTGTATAATCAACGCTATTGTTGAAAACATCGTATTTTCAAAATTTGCTGAAAAAGATATGAATATGCCACCTCTTGTTGTAATTTTGTCACTAATTCTCTGGACATGGGTTTTAGGACCAATAGGGATGCTGATATCTGTTCCTTTTACAATTATGATTTTAATTGCGTTTAGATACATTGAATGCACAAAATGGATACCTGTTATTCTTGGAATGGATGAAAAAAGACCGTATGAGGATGAAAAAGCAAATTCTGATAAAGAATCTGTATAGTTTTTCTGTGAAATAATCCTGAAAGATTCATAGAAAACTTTCATGAAATTATATTTCATGCACCGGTTTCATGTAAGTTACAGAGTAACTTTCATGTAAAACCCGCATGATGAGCTTTTTTTCATCACACAAAAATCCTGATAAGTTTATCAGGGATTTTAGACTTTCATAACAAATTCATTAGTAACCTGACTTTGCCACTTGGTCTTTTGAAGTGCATTATTCCCAAAAATGTCAAAAATAATCGTTATTGAATTTGACAGTTGGGACATATTTGCATGCAAAACATCAATTTTATTTTTATAATGCCAAAGTCATTTAGAATTTAAGCCCAGAATGATGCTATTTTTGGTAACATTTTCAAAAATTCCTGGAACTGTCAAATTTAATTCTTGCACAATATAATGAATTTGAGTGATGTGGCAAACTTAGGTAGTAATTTTTTTTGAATGCTTCAAATAAAAGTATAATATATAACTAAAACCGTCTGAATCTGATTTTTACAGCAAATAGCATTTTATTCGGCACCAATTTTTTCAATAAGCATTTTCTAAAAAAGTTTTAATTTGTGGAGGTCTTTTTTTTTGATTGGATGATATAGCTGTGCCTGTATCGGGGTAACCTTAATTTTTTACGTGTCGGACACGTTTTTATTTAACAGGGTATTATGGCTTCCCTTATACTGACACAATAAAAAATAGCATTTTCCGGTATTTATTGATCCTGCGTGCACTGTGAAAGTGAGACTTTATTCTCCTGATATTTTATAAGACTGCATATGCAGGAATTAAAAGGGGTCTCAATTTTTTGTTCTTTTCCAAATCTGACTACTGCACCATTGATAAAATCTATCTCTGTTTTTCTATTCAATTGGATATCCTGATACATTGAAGTGTATGCATTTGAAAAGGAAGGAATCAAAATGTCAAAGAGATAATTAAGGTAATCTTCCGGACCCGCCCACTTTGTCGTTATTTTTTTGGCAGACATTACCAAAAACGTCTCTTTTATTAGTCCGGTAATTAAGGATTTTAAATTTTCATCAAGAACATCGCCTACAGGAATTGATAAAAGAGCCGTTAAAGGATTTACAGCAATATTTAGTAGAGATTTTTCCCAGATTGCACTGCGTATATTTTTTGATCTTTTAGCATTTATTCCGGATTTTTTAAAAATTTCAATCAATTGTTCCAGTTCAGAATTATAATCCGGGATAGAATTATTATGAGAGTTTTTCCGGAATTCACAAGGATAAATTCCAAGTTTTAGAGGTTCACTTTCACTCATTACTTTTACAAAACCATCTTTTGGTGAGCTGAAATTTGTTGTAATTGTGGCGCCTATTATATTCTCTGCATATTTTTCGATTATCTCCTCGTTTCCGATTCCGTTCTGGATGCTTACAATTATATTGTTCTTAAATAAATTCTGATATTCCTCACAGATTTTTTCAGTGTCACTGCTCTTTGAAGTTATAATAATGAAGTCAAATTTTTTGTTATCGGAGGGGATTAATTCTTCAAAAAGCTCATCTGACTTTGTATAGCATCTGATATCATGAATAATTTCCTCACCCCAGATTCCTGATTTATACAGGCCTTTTTGTGAAATTGCATCTGCATGTCTTTTTCTGCATACAGCAGAGACATAACAATTTTTTGACAGCATTCCTGCAATTGAGAGTCCCACTGCACCAGCGCCGAGAATCATTATTTTTGGTTCTTTGGATATCATTTTGTGAATAGTTATTCTGTTTAATGAAGATTATTTTTTGTATAATCCGCAATTGTTGTAAAAATTACAAAATAAAGATTTTTGTATTAACAATTTCTATAAAATTTGTTTAAATTCAGATTATCGGGTACGTGAATAGTATTTTTTTAGACAATAATCTGAAATTTTTATCCAATTAAGAATCTATATTAAACATCACTGCTTCTCTTTCAAGGAAATATCCGAGAATCGTTCTTATTAGCACTGTTACTGCAAGAATTATCAGTTCATCCTGTGTTGGAGATATAACAGTCATTAATATATCTGAAATAATCAGAAATTCAAGGCCAAGAACGATTTTTGTTGTTAAATCTATCCTTATCTTTCCATATGTCAAATTTGTTTTGTTAAGTTCACGCAGAACAATTCTGAATGTAGCAATTCCTCCTCCATATACAATAATTGCGGCGCCTGCTATTTCAAAAAAAAGAACAACAAGTTGTATCGCATTAGAAACGGGTATAAGATCAGCAGTCATAAAATAAAATCCGGTTTGTAGATAAATTAGGTTTTTTCAGGACTTTAAAAATCCTGCATTTCTATAGCCTGTAATTCCACCTGCTGCGTTATAGACATATTTAAAGCCCTTTTGTTTTAGTATAGAACATGCAATGCTTGAACGGTGTCCAGAACCGCACATTGCAATTACAGGTTTTTCCGATTCAAGTTTTGTATATTCTGTTCTAAGATCCATTCCCAAAATATTTATTGCGCCTTTGACGTGGCCTGCATCAAATTCATCCTTTGAACGAACATCTAAGAGGGTATACCCCTCTTTTGTAATTTTTTCATGTACTTCCGCAGGTGAAAGCTGATAAATATGCTCCGTTTCATATCCAGACATTACCCATGCGTGAGTACCGCCTCTTAAATATCCAAATGCTCTGTCAAGACCAACTCTTCTAAGCATTACTGTAGCTTTATCAGCCTTTTTGGGATCATTTGTCACTAATAAAATATCCTTGTCAGGCGGTAATATCCAGCCTGCAAAAGTTGAGAAATTTCCACTTACATCAATATGATAACTGCCGGGGATATGCTGACCACCAAAAGTAGCGTAATCCCTAAGGCTCACAATAATTGTATTGCCCTCCTGCGATTTTTCTCTGAAATCTTTCGGACTCATGGGTTTTGGACTGGAAAGAGTCTTTACAAGTACAGGCCCTTTTCTGTTTATGTCACTGCATCTTGCAAAATGATCTGGTGCAGGGGGCATATCTTCTGTAAGTGATTTTACAAACTCATTAATGTCTTTTATTAAAAGAGCAGGATTGTGTTGTTTTTCATATCCAATTGTTGAAAACCTCATAGAACCCATTGCCTTCCCGCACAATGAACCTGCACCGTGTGCGGGAAGAACAAAGCAACTATCGGGGAGTTTCATCACTTTATCATGGAGATTATGGTATAGTTTTTCTGCAAGCTCTTTGGCCCTGCCCGGAAAAAGATCTGGTCTTCCTACATCATTTACAAAAAGCGTATCGCCGGTGAATGCCAAAACCGGCTCTTCTCCTCTTGAAAGATCTGAGACTGCATAAACAAGACAGTCAGGAGTATGACCCGGAGTTTCAAGGACATGGAATTTCATATCCTCAATTATGAATTCGTCTCCCTGTTCTACTGCAACATGCTTAAAAGTGCAGTTTCCTGCCTTCGGAGCATAAATTTCTGCTCCTGTTGCATCTGCAAGATCAAGATGTCCTGATACGAAATCGGCATGGAGGTGAGTTTCAATAATGTGTGTAATTCTGAGTCCTTCTTCCTCGGCAGCCTCTAGATACCAGTCAATATCCCTGCTTGGATCAACAATTGCACATGTTTGATTTCCCCCAATAAGATAGGAACTGTGAGCAATTTTGTCAATGAAAAATTGTTTTAACAGCATTGTTATTACCTCTGTCTCTTACAGACCAGTAATTTATACAAATAATATATAAATCAATCCTACAGAGATTGCAATAAATAACATTGTCATGACGCTTCCTGCCCTGATAAAATCAGAATTATTGTATCCTCCCTGACCCATTAGAAATGCATTTACCTGGTGTGTTGGCAGAATAAATGAATTTGAAGCACATACAGCTGTCAAAAGTGCAAGTCCGCGGGGATCAATTCCTGAATCAACTCCGATTAATATTACAAGAGGAACCAGAATTACTGTTGCCGCAACATTTGACATAAAAAGGCTGAAAAAGGTTGCAAGAGCTCCAATAGCAATAAGAATCAGTAAGGGATTTCCTCCTGTGGCAAAATTTGTAATATTTTCAGCAATAAATGACGCTGTACCTGTATTTTCCATTGCTATTCCAAAAGGGATCAGTCCGGCAATCAAAAAAACAGTTCTCCAGTCTACTGCTCTGTAAGCCTCATCAATGTTTAGAACTCCAAAAAGCACCATTGCTATTGCACCGGTAAGAAGAGAAAGTGAGAGAGAAACTCCTGCAAAGGAAAGTCCTATACCTCCAGCAAAACAAAGAACAGCAACAAGTGATTTGGACTGCTTAAGTTCCTTTTCTTCCAAATCATGCAAAAGGAGGAAATCACCGTTGCTACCGGCTTTTCTGATGCTTCCCCATGATCCGTATACAAGAAAGGAATCGCCGGCATTTAATTTTGTTTCTGAAAAGTCATATTTAAGGTCCTGATTTTTTCCTGAAAAAACGATAATCTCCAGTCCATACGTATTTCTGAATGCAAGTTCTCTTATTGTTTTTCCGATAAGCTTTGAACGTGGTTTTAAGATTATCTCGGCAAAACCTGCATTTTCTTCTCCTGTCAACTCGTCCAGATAAGATGTTGTTATGGCAGTTTCAAGTCCAAATACATTTTTGAAATTTTCTACATTTTCAGAAGTTCCAAGGAGTGTCAGAATTTGCCCCTCTGAAAAAACAGTATGTCTCCATGGCGCATATGTAATATTTTTTCCATCCTTTAAAGCAAGTAATACAAGTGAATAATTGTTAAGGCCCAAATCTTCGCGTTTAAGGCCGATCAATGGTGACTTTTCAGGAATGTAAAAATGATATTTTTGTTTTGGAAGATTCCAGAGTTCAAAAAATTTATCTTTTTCTGATTGCTGGCTCTTTTCAGAATCAGTATTTGGAAGTACGTATTTGCCTAAAAGAGTAAAATATGTGATTCCTGATAAAAGAAGGCATAAGCCTATTGGAGTTACTGAAAAAAAATTGAAAGGTTCAAGGTTTCCCTGTTCTAAAAGATCATTTAGCAAAATTAAGGGAGATGAGCCGATCATTGTAAGTGTTCCACCAATAATCGCAGAATATCCCATCGGCAGTAAAAGCCTTTTTTTAGATATCTTTGTTTTTTTGGATATTCTAAGAATTGCCGGAAGGAAAAGTGCCGCTGAACCAATATTTTGTATAAATCCCGAAATTATACCAACAAATCCGGAAATTATTCCTGTAATTCTGCGTTCATCATCTCCGCCAATGTTAACAATCTTTCGTGATAATTTTATCATTAAACCTGTTCTGTCAATTCCATATCCAAGAATCATTACAGAAATAATAGATATTACAGCATTGCTTGCAAACCCTGAAAATGTCTCGGCAGGTGTTATAAGTCCAAGCCACCCCAGTGTAAGCATTACAATTATTGCAACAACGTCGACTCTTAATGCCTCAGTTACAAACAGAATTACCATTATGAGAAGGATTAAACATATGATGATTATCTCCGGAGTCATGTCAAATCACAGATTGAATTCTTTGTAATTTTTTTATTTTTTTATTGGACTGCAGATAAAATGTTGAATTTATGAAAGTTTCCAGTCAGATTGTTGTTCCATAATCAGAATTTTTTCTTTTTCTTAAATTATGTATAACTGATAATGAAATTATTCCTGAAAAATTTATTTCACGAATGTATTTCATTCAGATATTTACCAATATGATTCCTGTAATCTTTATAAGGTATTTATATTCAGGTAAAGTCTTCAAGATTAATAATAGTTTACAAAAATATAATTGCCGTAATTCACAATAATTAAATTATAATTACAGATGATGCAATTTCTAAATTATATTTTTCCAGACAGATATCTGTCAGATTTTTAGTAATACGATTTTATTTAATTATTCAGACAAAGTTTTATTTTATGAACTTCAAATCATATTTCAATGATTCCTCTGATCCATGATATGAATGGAAAAAAAGTCGTGATTTTTGGCGGAGGAGAGGTAGGATTTCGAAAAGCATCATTTTTTTATCCCGAATCTGACATCTATGTTGTAAGCAGAACATTCTATAAAAAATTCAACAGCATAAATATTACAGCAATAGAAAAAGAACTAAATGACGCAGAGGACAATTTTTTTTTGGATATAATCAACGAAAGTTTTTTAGTTGTTGCGGCAACTTCTGATCAAAATTTAAATAACCATATAGGCAGGTTATCAAAAAAAGCAGGTATTTTGTTTAACAATGCTGATGGTAATACAGGAGATGTAATGATTCCTTCTGTTATTTCAGGCAAAAATTATATGATTGCAATATCAACCTGCGGTAAAAGTCCCGGAATGTCAAGATATATAAGAAAAAGTCTTGAGGAGAGATTTCCAGACCTTGATGAAATGATATCTCTTCAAAGTGAAGTCCGGGAATTATTAAAGAAAAAAGAACCCGTGCAAAAGAGAAGGAATGAAATTCTGCGCAATATAATATATGATGAAAAAGTCTGGGAAGAATTAAAAAGAGACTGGAATTCAGCGTTAATTTACATACAGGAGAAATATTTTCGATGAACAGCAAACTTCTCACATCAGTTGCCTGTGCAGGCCTGACACATCATGAAGCAAATATAGAAAAATTAGAGGAATTTCGTTTTTCTGATGAAGAGCAGTTTTTACAGGATGCAAGAGAGCATTTCAAAGGTGTTGTCCTGCTACAGACCTGTAACAGGGTTGAGATATTTGTTCAGGGTGAATCCATGGCTCTTGAGAATTTTCTCGAGTCTAAAGGAAGAAGTGGGTTTTGGACTCTGGAAGGCTGTAAAGCGCTGACACACCTTCTCAGACTTGCTTGCGGAATGGACTCAATGATTGTCGGAGAAGATCAAATTATAGGTCAGTTGAAAAAGGCTTTGACATTCGCACATGAGGTAGGCGTCTGCAGTCAGGTTCTTGATTTGTGCATAAATAAGGCAGTTCATACAGGAATAGAGGTCAGGAAAAGAACTCATATAAATAACGGTGCTGTATCGATAGGCTCAGCAGCTGTAAAACTTGCAGAAGAATTATTAGGAAGCCTTGAAGGGCGGCACATCCTTGTAGTCGGCGGCGGTGAGATGGGAAAACTTGTTGCACAGGCTCTTGCGGCTAAAAATTTAAC
The genomic region above belongs to Methanomicrobium antiquum and contains:
- a CDS encoding SLC13 family permease yields the protein MTPEIIIICLILLIMVILFVTEALRVDVVAIIVMLTLGWLGLITPAETFSGFASNAVISIISVMILGYGIDRTGLMIKLSRKIVNIGGDDERRITGIISGFVGIISGFIQNIGSAALFLPAILRISKKTKISKKRLLLPMGYSAIIGGTLTMIGSSPLILLNDLLEQGNLEPFNFFSVTPIGLCLLLSGITYFTLLGKYVLPNTDSEKSQQSEKDKFFELWNLPKQKYHFYIPEKSPLIGLKREDLGLNNYSLVLLALKDGKNITYAPWRHTVFSEGQILTLLGTSENVENFKNVFGLETAITTSYLDELTGEENAGFAEIILKPRSKLIGKTIRELAFRNTYGLEIIVFSGKNQDLKYDFSETKLNAGDSFLVYGSWGSIRKAGSNGDFLLLHDLEEKELKQSKSLVAVLCFAGGIGLSFAGVSLSLSLLTGAIAMVLFGVLNIDEAYRAVDWRTVFLIAGLIPFGIAMENTGTASFIAENITNFATGGNPLLILIAIGALATFFSLFMSNVAATVILVPLVILIGVDSGIDPRGLALLTAVCASNSFILPTHQVNAFLMGQGGYNNSDFIRAGSVMTMLFIAISVGLIYILFV
- a CDS encoding phosphoribosylanthranilate isomerase translates to MRIKICGVTNVEDALFIEEAGADAIGVVISKESKRNISIDKADEIFSALGPFIIKVVVTHTTSYEKLNEIISLNPDAIQISTNCKIPDTFRGRLIRVIGSESEIPDDCDALIVDESHGNGKAYNAEYAKKIVKKSHMPVILAGGLNSSNVSEAITSVRPYAVDVCSGVEDKVGIKNRFEVLEFIRACGRLPGIKIKKGYFKD
- a CDS encoding AI-2E family transporter, coding for MFFFDKSDAFLRYLLIGALIMVILVGMNITSYLINMIVISLILAMLGTPVFYILKKRGFSDIVSVAVIMVIYALIVLGFVILIFESFNMLIVNLPKYEELFTYRINDLLDILKNFGFTTESLFSLTPDWSLISKLTLMIAGSVSALLMDGFFIVVITCFLLLEIPALPGRIIKITGGDDKLTGQYQEMCNSMIGWIVAKTKTNLVLGGAFGAMLYAMGIDLALFLGVLAVVLSYIPYIGLLIVAVPAVILAWLQLGLIGAVIVVVGICIINAIVENIVFSKFAEKDMNMPPLVVILSLILWTWVLGPIGMLISVPFTIMILIAFRYIECTKWIPVILGMDEKRPYEDEKANSDKESV
- the xth gene encoding exodeoxyribonuclease III, producing the protein MTSKKIISWNVNGIRAVAKKGFLDFISSESPDILCIQETKAQEDQLTSAIRHPKGYYSYFSSAEKKGYSGVAVYTKDEPISIRKGFENPEFNNEGRILILEYSEFYLFNIYFPNGKMSKERLDYKMKFYDECLLEVEKLHKSGNNVIICGDVNTAHKEIDLARPAENSKISGFLPQERDWIDRLLDSGFLDTFRIFTKEPGYYSWWDLKSKARDRNVGWRIDYFFANKEVKEKIKDASIMSHIYGSDHSPVLLEIDI
- a CDS encoding DUF1622 domain-containing protein → MTADLIPVSNAIQLVVLFFEIAGAAIIVYGGGIATFRIVLRELNKTNLTYGKIRIDLTTKIVLGLEFLIISDILMTVISPTQDELIILAVTVLIRTILGYFLEREAVMFNIDS
- a CDS encoding aldolase — translated: MSDTFSVDVPADVPESAKATYIENYRAITHGTKRLMLFAGDQKIEHLNDDFYGDNIHIDDACPEHLFKIANSSKIGVFAAQPGLVARYGKKYSDINYLLKMNSKTHLVKTNQKDPHSRMLYSVEKAVKLRDQSGLKIRGIGYTIYLGSEYEDQMLAEAAQLIWDAHQNGLLVVLWIYPRGTAVKDEKDPHLIAGAAGAAATLGSDFVKVNAPKKEGFNSAELLKEASLAAGNTGLVCAGGSSTSAEKFLTQLYDQIHTGGASGNATGRNIHQKSLSEAIRMCNAISAITIDNADVKTALKIYEGE
- a CDS encoding rhodanese-like domain-containing protein — protein: MLLKQFFIDKIAHSSYLIGGNQTCAIVDPSRDIDWYLEAAEEEGLRITHIIETHLHADFVSGHLDLADATGAEIYAPKAGNCTFKHVAVEQGDEFIIEDMKFHVLETPGHTPDCLVYAVSDLSRGEEPVLAFTGDTLFVNDVGRPDLFPGRAKELAEKLYHNLHDKVMKLPDSCFVLPAHGAGSLCGKAMGSMRFSTIGYEKQHNPALLIKDINEFVKSLTEDMPPAPDHFARCSDINRKGPVLVKTLSSPKPMSPKDFREKSQEGNTIIVSLRDYATFGGQHIPGSYHIDVSGNFSTFAGWILPPDKDILLVTNDPKKADKATVMLRRVGLDRAFGYLRGGTHAWVMSGYETEHIYQLSPAEVHEKITKEGYTLLDVRSKDEFDAGHVKGAINILGMDLRTEYTKLESEKPVIAMCGSGHRSSIACSILKQKGFKYVYNAAGGITGYRNAGFLKS
- a CDS encoding precorrin-2 dehydrogenase/sirohydrochlorin ferrochelatase family protein, whose translation is MIPLIHDMNGKKVVIFGGGEVGFRKASFFYPESDIYVVSRTFYKKFNSINITAIEKELNDAEDNFFLDIINESFLVVAATSDQNLNNHIGRLSKKAGILFNNADGNTGDVMIPSVISGKNYMIAISTCGKSPGMSRYIRKSLEERFPDLDEMISLQSEVRELLKKKEPVQKRRNEILRNIIYDEKVWEELKRDWNSALIYIQEKYFR
- a CDS encoding ferritin family protein — translated: MPEFGNPFSGLKNDRKLTDEELIRAIRFMVSAEYEAIQLYMQLAESIDNELAKEVLIDIADEERVHAGEFLRLLHELAPDEEKFYKEGADEVEEEIEKMKK
- a CDS encoding ketopantoate reductase family protein, with amino-acid sequence MISKEPKIMILGAGAVGLSIAGMLSKNCYVSAVCRKRHADAISQKGLYKSGIWGEEIIHDIRCYTKSDELFEELIPSDNKKFDFIIITSKSSDTEKICEEYQNLFKNNIIVSIQNGIGNEEIIEKYAENIIGATITTNFSSPKDGFVKVMSESEPLKLGIYPCEFRKNSHNNSIPDYNSELEQLIEIFKKSGINAKRSKNIRSAIWEKSLLNIAVNPLTALLSIPVGDVLDENLKSLITGLIKETFLVMSAKKITTKWAGPEDYLNYLFDILIPSFSNAYTSMYQDIQLNRKTEIDFINGAVVRFGKEQKIETPFNSCICSLIKYQENKVSLSQCTQDQ